The Leguminivora glycinivorella isolate SPB_JAAS2020 chromosome 17, LegGlyc_1.1, whole genome shotgun sequence genome has a window encoding:
- the LOC125235539 gene encoding uncharacterized protein LOC125235539 isoform X1, which translates to MYESMIHNDTSLSDITKFHYLRSYLEGSALLVIKSIEFSASNYQIAWELVCDSSDQNDLLPLTPGHFIIGRSMTAIPEEDLTSRTRLVDRYQKIQQLRQHFWARWQLEYISELQIRTKWRQSTNGQLEIGTLVVIKDKQQPPIKWLLGRIQRVFPGRDGVTRVAEIQTATGLLRRDFTKICPLPVDTTVEDDTSRSAGMSRTTPTGRPRGEVTAGSSHLRD; encoded by the exons ATGTATGAATCTATGATTCATAATGATACTAGCTTATCCGATATTACGAAGTTTCATTACCTACGATCTTACTTAGAAGGCAGTGCTTTACTAGTTATTAAATCGATCGAATTTAGTGCTTCGAACTATCAAATCGCATGGGAGCTTGTGTGTGACAG CTCGGACCAAAATGACTTATTGCCACTCACACCTGGCCACTTCATCATCGGGCGAAGTATGACGGCGATCCCAGAAGAAGACCTTACTTCACGCACCAGATTAGTGGACAGATACCAGAAGATTCAACAGCTTCGCCAGCACTTCTGGGCACGTTGGCAACTAGAATATATAAGTGAGCTTCAGATCCGAACTAAATGGAGGCAGTCGACGAACGGGCAACTAGAGATTGGGACCCTCGTCGTTATCAAAGATAAGCAACAACCTCCAATAAAATGGCTCCTGGGGAGAATACAACGAGTCTTCCCAGGGCGCGACGGCGTTACCAGAGTCGCAGAGATTCAAACTGCCACTGGATTGCTGCGCAGAGACTTTACCAAGATCTGCCCCTTACCCGTGGACACTACAGTTGAAGACGACACTTCAAGGTCCGCCGGCATGTCGCGTACCACTCCAACAGGGCGACCGCGGGGTGAGGTGACAGCGGGGAGCAGCCATCTTCGGGATTGA
- the LOC125235539 gene encoding uncharacterized protein LOC125235539 isoform X2: MTAIPEEDLTSRTRLVDRYQKIQQLRQHFWARWQLEYISELQIRTKWRQSTNGQLEIGTLVVIKDKQQPPIKWLLGRIQRVFPGRDGVTRVAEIQTATGLLRRDFTKICPLPVDTTVEDDTSRSAGMSRTTPTGRPRGEVTAGSSHLRD; encoded by the coding sequence ATGACGGCGATCCCAGAAGAAGACCTTACTTCACGCACCAGATTAGTGGACAGATACCAGAAGATTCAACAGCTTCGCCAGCACTTCTGGGCACGTTGGCAACTAGAATATATAAGTGAGCTTCAGATCCGAACTAAATGGAGGCAGTCGACGAACGGGCAACTAGAGATTGGGACCCTCGTCGTTATCAAAGATAAGCAACAACCTCCAATAAAATGGCTCCTGGGGAGAATACAACGAGTCTTCCCAGGGCGCGACGGCGTTACCAGAGTCGCAGAGATTCAAACTGCCACTGGATTGCTGCGCAGAGACTTTACCAAGATCTGCCCCTTACCCGTGGACACTACAGTTGAAGACGACACTTCAAGGTCCGCCGGCATGTCGCGTACCACTCCAACAGGGCGACCGCGGGGTGAGGTGACAGCGGGGAGCAGCCATCTTCGGGATTGA